A genomic region of Dehalococcoidales bacterium contains the following coding sequences:
- a CDS encoding putative PEP-binding protein, with protein sequence MSYVYSLREGFTDKSELGNKGANLVTMVRLGLPVPLGFVVSIEAYKRWGETGLLPDEAIEGALAALEEEAGKKLGQGLEVSVRSSAPVSMPGMMDTVLNISNKDHMESAIKRIFESWDSLRAVEYRRINKISPTLGTASVVQAMVYGNRDERSGTGVVFSRNPSTGENGLFGEYIIGAQGEELVSGARTPQPIATLRSEMPECYFELESIARKLEAHFCEMQDMEFTVESGKLYILQTRTGKRSGQAAVKIVVDMVRENIITHEEAVMRISVEDIQGMLHKQLRMPVLHQPVARGLNAAPGAARGKVALDAAAALDEFRKGLPVILVRPETSPDDIQGIAVANGVLTQKGGLISHAAIVTRGMGKPCICGAEGINIDLKDRSFAVNGLVVREGDEVTIDGTTGSLYLGFLPLEEASLSPELQELMNWIDGYKRLGVRANADTPEMIAQAILFGAEGIGLCRTERMFNAPEGLSAIREFILAENPPGQAEAIEHLRALQVRDFINLFKELQGKSIIIRLLDLPLHEFLPREEEVKDARVLQRIIELRETNPMLGHRGVRLAVTNPEIYRMQIEAIERARAEVPVDVSILVPQVVAAQEALAVKSLLKESDMKIGVMMETVRACMRAGNLATEVDFFSFGTNDLTQAVFSFSREDVEKKFLSTYLQLGILPDNPFEVLDFKGVGQLMETAIFWARRARKDIEIGVCGEQAGEPVSIRYLNDIGVNYVSCSPFRIPVAKLVAAQAAIGQKGGAPEVPCGS encoded by the coding sequence ATGAGTTATGTATATTCCCTGCGTGAGGGCTTCACGGACAAATCTGAGCTGGGGAACAAGGGAGCGAACCTGGTTACGATGGTGCGGTTGGGGCTACCGGTCCCACTCGGTTTTGTGGTGTCAATCGAGGCATACAAGAGATGGGGGGAGACCGGTCTCCTGCCGGATGAGGCAATAGAAGGCGCTCTGGCGGCTCTTGAAGAAGAAGCCGGTAAGAAACTGGGGCAGGGACTGGAGGTATCCGTGCGCTCTTCCGCCCCGGTATCAATGCCGGGAATGATGGATACCGTTCTCAATATCAGCAACAAAGACCACATGGAAAGCGCCATAAAGCGTATCTTCGAGTCCTGGGATAGCCTCCGTGCCGTGGAATACCGCCGCATCAACAAAATATCGCCAACCCTGGGCACGGCGTCGGTAGTCCAGGCTATGGTCTATGGCAACAGGGATGAACGATCAGGAACCGGGGTTGTCTTCAGCCGGAATCCCAGCACCGGCGAAAACGGTCTTTTCGGCGAGTATATAATCGGGGCGCAAGGGGAGGAGCTGGTGTCAGGGGCGCGCACCCCCCAGCCGATAGCGACTCTAAGGTCGGAGATGCCTGAATGTTATTTCGAATTGGAGAGCATTGCCCGAAAGCTGGAGGCGCATTTCTGCGAGATGCAGGATATGGAGTTTACCGTGGAGTCAGGCAAGCTGTATATCCTGCAGACGAGAACCGGCAAGAGAAGCGGTCAGGCGGCGGTAAAGATTGTGGTGGATATGGTGAGGGAAAACATCATAACGCATGAAGAAGCCGTCATGCGGATAAGCGTTGAGGATATTCAAGGGATGCTTCATAAGCAGCTCAGGATGCCGGTGCTGCATCAGCCGGTTGCCAGGGGGCTTAATGCCGCGCCGGGGGCTGCCCGGGGTAAGGTCGCACTGGATGCGGCCGCCGCCCTGGATGAGTTTAGGAAGGGACTTCCCGTAATCCTGGTGCGTCCTGAAACCAGCCCCGATGATATTCAAGGAATCGCGGTGGCCAATGGCGTATTGACGCAGAAGGGTGGTCTTATTTCACACGCAGCTATTGTCACCCGTGGCATGGGTAAGCCGTGCATATGCGGGGCCGAGGGAATCAACATTGACCTTAAGGATAGGTCATTTGCCGTGAACGGTCTGGTAGTCAGGGAAGGTGATGAGGTGACTATAGACGGTACTACCGGCAGTCTTTACCTCGGGTTTCTGCCGCTGGAGGAGGCAAGCCTCAGTCCGGAGCTCCAGGAGCTTATGAACTGGATTGACGGTTATAAACGACTCGGCGTGCGAGCCAACGCTGACACTCCGGAAATGATAGCCCAGGCGATACTCTTCGGAGCTGAGGGCATCGGGCTGTGCCGGACGGAACGGATGTTCAATGCCCCGGAGGGACTATCGGCGATAAGGGAGTTCATACTGGCCGAGAATCCGCCCGGTCAGGCGGAGGCAATTGAACATCTGCGCGCGCTGCAGGTCAGGGACTTCATCAACCTTTTCAAGGAACTACAGGGAAAGTCAATTATCATTCGTCTCCTCGACCTGCCTCTTCACGAGTTTCTACCTCGCGAAGAAGAGGTTAAAGATGCCCGCGTGCTGCAAAGGATTATCGAACTCAGAGAAACCAACCCGATGTTAGGACACAGGGGCGTCAGGCTGGCGGTCACCAACCCCGAGATATATCGCATGCAGATTGAAGCCATAGAACGGGCGCGAGCTGAGGTACCGGTTGATGTCTCGATACTGGTGCCGCAGGTAGTCGCCGCTCAGGAAGCGCTCGCGGTCAAGAGCTTGCTCAAAGAATCCGACATGAAGATAGGGGTGATGATGGAGACAGTCAGGGCCTGTATGAGGGCCGGTAATCTTGCCACCGAGGTGGATTTCTTCTCCTTCGGCACCAATGACCTGACCCAGGCAGTCTTCTCCTTCAGTCGTGAAGACGTAGAGAAGAAATTCCTCTCTACCTATCTGCAACTGGGCATCCTGCCGGATAATCCCTTCGAGGTACTTGATTTTAAGGGTGTCGGCCAACTGATGGAGACGGCCATATTCTGGGCAAGACGGGCAAGAAAAGACATCGAAATCGGGGTGTGCGGTGAGCAGGCTGGTGAGCCAGTGTCAATCCGCTATCTTAATGATATCGGCGTCAACTATGTAAGCTGCAGCCCTTTCCGCATACCGGTAGCCAAGCTGGTAGCAGCCCAGGCGGCTATTGGGCAGAAAGGGGGCGCTCCTGAAGTGCCCTGTGGCTCTTAG
- a CDS encoding GYD domain-containing protein, translated as MATYVILSRVSPQALEDPKEFKQLAERVSAKIKNECPGVVWKESYGTLGRFDVVDIVEADSPEMVARAVMILRTSGHESTETLLATPWKEFLASL; from the coding sequence ATGGCTACTTATGTAATCCTCAGCCGCGTTTCTCCCCAGGCTCTTGAAGACCCCAAGGAATTCAAGCAGCTGGCGGAAAGGGTCTCGGCCAAGATCAAGAATGAATGTCCCGGTGTCGTCTGGAAGGAAAGCTATGGCACATTGGGGCGTTTTGACGTGGTGGATATAGTTGAAGCCGATAGCCCGGAGATGGTGGCCAGAGCGGTCATGATCCTCCGCACCTCCGGGCACGAGTCAACAGAGACGCTGCTGGCCACACCTTGGAAAGAGTTCCTGGCAAGCCTGTAG
- a CDS encoding GNAT family N-acetyltransferase translates to MKHDFDMSHDSTRSNDHLHIRDACPDELDEVSQLLKDAYRQYQSSIPSRVWETYLEDIVDVRGRLENAELLVAELDGRLVGTVTLYLRASDSSGEGWPGGWAGIRLLAAHPAYRNRGIGHALMEECVRRCRRQGITTIGLHTTELMDIARRMYERIGFVRAPEFDFYPRPGVTVMAYRLDLKY, encoded by the coding sequence ATGAAGCATGACTTCGACATGAGCCATGATTCAACCCGGAGCAATGACCACCTTCACATACGGGACGCTTGTCCCGATGAGCTGGATGAGGTATCACAGTTGCTCAAAGACGCCTACCGGCAGTACCAGAGTTCAATCCCGTCACGGGTCTGGGAGACTTACCTGGAAGATATAGTGGATGTGCGGGGTCGACTGGAAAATGCCGAATTGCTTGTTGCCGAACTGGATGGACGACTGGTGGGCACCGTCACATTGTACCTCAGAGCCTCAGACTCGTCAGGGGAAGGGTGGCCCGGAGGTTGGGCAGGAATTCGCCTGTTGGCCGCTCACCCGGCCTACCGGAACCGGGGCATCGGTCACGCACTCATGGAAGAGTGTGTTCGCCGCTGCCGCCGGCAGGGTATTACTACAATTGGCTTACATACTACGGAACTTATGGACATTGCCCGCCGGATGTACGAACGGATAGGATTTGTGCGTGCGCCGGAATTCGACTTCTACCCCAGGCCCGGGGTGACCGTGATGGCTTATCGTCTCGACCTCAAATACTGA
- the queA gene encoding tRNA preQ1(34) S-adenosylmethionine ribosyltransferase-isomerase QueA, translating to MRTVDFDYYLPPELIAQTPLEPRDRSRLMLLDRRDGSVEHRTFPEITGFLRAGDVMVFNDSRVIPARLEGREVDSGVKLEVLLLRQLEPGLWETLAKPAKRVKPGARIEIIGVNGNRPGVRITAEAISAGEGGTRLIRFSDEARLPELGKIPLPPYIHLPLKDPERYQTVYARMDGSAAAPTAGLHFTPELLGDIQSKGVRCLFVTLHIGLDTFRPVREDNPLEHPIHREYGVVSREVAEELSRAKAEGRRIICVGTTAVRLLEAAAQTGISGGVPPFSGWVDLFIVPGHRFRMADVLITNFHLPRSTLLMLVSAFAGSDLINQAYREAIARQYRFYSFGDAMLVI from the coding sequence ATGAGAACTGTTGATTTTGACTATTATCTTCCGCCCGAACTGATTGCCCAGACCCCGCTTGAACCCAGGGACCGATCGAGGCTGATGCTCCTCGACCGCCGTGACGGTTCAGTGGAGCACCGCACCTTTCCGGAAATAACCGGCTTCTTAAGGGCTGGAGATGTCATGGTATTCAATGACAGCCGGGTGATTCCCGCCCGCCTGGAGGGTAGAGAGGTTGATAGTGGCGTCAAACTGGAAGTTTTACTGTTGCGGCAGCTTGAGCCTGGGCTCTGGGAGACGCTGGCCAAACCCGCTAAGCGGGTTAAGCCCGGCGCCAGGATCGAGATAATTGGTGTGAATGGTAACCGGCCGGGTGTCAGGATTACCGCTGAGGCAATCAGTGCGGGGGAAGGGGGTACCAGGCTAATCAGGTTTTCGGACGAAGCACGGCTGCCGGAACTGGGTAAAATCCCGTTGCCGCCGTACATTCATCTCCCCCTGAAAGACCCGGAGCGTTACCAGACCGTTTATGCCAGGATGGATGGCAGTGCGGCGGCGCCTACGGCCGGACTGCATTTTACCCCGGAACTGCTCGGCGATATCCAGAGTAAAGGCGTGCGATGTCTCTTTGTCACGCTGCACATCGGGCTGGATACCTTCCGTCCGGTCAGGGAGGACAATCCTCTTGAGCATCCTATTCACCGGGAGTATGGAGTAGTCAGCCGGGAAGTAGCGGAGGAGCTGTCCCGCGCCAAAGCGGAAGGACGGCGGATTATCTGTGTTGGCACGACTGCGGTAAGGCTGCTCGAGGCGGCTGCGCAGACCGGTATCTCTGGTGGAGTACCGCCTTTTTCCGGCTGGGTGGACCTCTTTATTGTGCCGGGACACCGTTTCCGCATGGCTGACGTCCTGATTACCAATTTTCACCTGCCCCGCTCAACATTGCTGATGCTGGTCAGCGCCTTTGCCGGTAGTGATTTGATCAATCAGGCTTACCGGGAAGCTATTGCCCGGCAGTACCGTTTCTACAGCTTTGGCGATGCGATGCTGGTCATCTGA